The genomic stretch TGGCTGGACCGGATCGGAAGATGAGCAGTCCCTTCAGTCGCTTCAGCTATCCGTCGAGCTCGGCTGCAACTTCTTCGATACAGCCTGGGCCTATGGCTCAGGTCACAGCGACGAATTGATCGGGCAAATTCTGAAGCAGAATCCCGACAAGAGACTTTACGTTGCCTCGAAGGTCCCACCTAAGAATCTTAAGTGGCCAGCCTCGCCTGACTACAAGTACTCCGAGGTATTCCCACGCAACCATGTGATGAGGCACGCAGAAAAGATCCGCAAGGCTCTCGGAGTCGATCGCATCGATCTGCTTCAGTTCCACGTCTGGGACGATAGCTGGACTGAAGAACCTGAGTTCCGCTCTACGGTCGAAGAACTCAAGAGCAAGAACTTCATCGAAGCCTTTGGACTCAGTCTGAACCGGTGGCAACCGGAGAACGGCCTTAAGGCCATTCACACAGGCTTGGTAGATTCTGTGCAAGTGATCTACAACATCTTCGATCAGGCGCCGGAAGACGAATTGTTTCCCGCCTGCCGCGAGCTGAACGTCGGCGTAATCGCCCGGGTTCCGCTTGATGAAGGCAGCCTCGGAGGCAAGCTTACGGCGGAAACAAGGTTCCCTTCCGGAGATTGGCGCGCGAATTATTTCGGCCCGGACAATCTGGGACCAACTATCGATCGCGTCGAGAAGCTCAAGCAGATCCTGCCATCTGGAATGAGCCTTCCCGAAATGGCATTTCGCTTCATTCTTTCGAATCCAGACGTGAGTACAACGATCCCGGGAATGCGCAAGCCGGACCACGTTCAGCAAAACCTTGCATACAGCGACAAAGGTCCACTGTCAGCGGATTTGGTGCAAGAACTCCGAAAACATCGCTGGGACCGTCGGCCGAGAACCTGGGCTGCGTAGGTTGACCAGCTTTGTGGACAGCCGCCCTCGTCGAGGTTAAGCCGACAGACATAGTTTTCACTTTCGTGAATTTGGGCAGTTTCCAACCAATGAAATGCCTCCGAGGCAGTATTGAGCGGTGATTTTGGCTTAAAATCTGTGCGTTGGGGCGTATGGATCAAGGCACATTAAGGGCACTCGGGTGCAGAATCGCGGCACTTCTGGTGGCGTTTTGCGGCATTTCGAGTGCATATTCGCAGGCCGCAAAGCAGCATGCGAGGCTCTCTTTGGTCTCCGATAAGGCTTCCCTTGCGCCCGGTAACTCGCACTGGATTGGCTTAAGATTCGAGTTGGAACCCGGCTGGCACATCTACTGGACAAACCCGGGGGACTCTGGAGAGCCGCCAAAAGTCAGCTGGCACCTTCCCAGTGGAGTCGAAGCCGGCGATCTGCAGTTTCCAGCTCCCCAGCGAATCGCCGATCACGGGTTAATGGATTACGGATATCAGGGACATGTTGTCCTGCTTTCCAAGGTCACCGTGCCTGCAAGTGTTACGTCTAAGAAAGCCGAGATCGCTGCCGACGTCAGGTATCTGGTGTGTCGTGAGGTTTGCGTGCCAGCCAAAGAGCACCTTGCTGTGACACTACCGCTGGATGGAAACAAAAAAGAGTCATCAGAGGCCGGATTGGTTCGAACAGCCACCGCAAATCTGCCGCAGTCTTTGCCGAAAGATGTGCATGCCTCGGCGGTATCGGATCAGGATTCATTCGTTTTGACAGTGGCTAGTAAGAACAAGAATTTCGGCCCAGTGACGGACTTCATTCCAGCGGAGGCGCAGACGATCGAGAACGCCAGTCTACCCGCGGTGCAGCATGTTGTCGGCACATCACGCTTGCGGTTAAAGAAATCGGAACAACTCACTCAGCCGATTTCGACCTTACGCGGTCTACTAATCACGAAGGACAAGGCATATGAGGTAAACATTCCGGTCACGGCATCGAAGAATTCGGGCGCAAAAGGCAGTTCTAAGAAAGCAATTTCGCAGAAAGTCCAGGCTCCAACGAGCAATTAAAGGAGTGAATATGAAGCAGATTCGCACTTCAGTAATCTCCATTTTGGCTTTGTTCACCATCGCTGCGTTCGCAGTCAAGGTTGGTGACCAGGCGCCAGACTTTACAGGCACAGACAGCCACGGACAAACACACAAACTTTCTGACTACAAGGGCAAGTTCGTTGTCCTGGAATGGCACAACAACGGATGCCCGTTCACGAAGAAGCATTATGAGAGTGGCAACATGCAACGACTGCAGAAGGAGTGGACCGACAAGGGCGTAGTCTGGTTCACGGTCATTTCGTCTGCTCCCGGCGCTCAGGGATATGTGACCGCCGACCAGGAGAACGGATACATGCAAAAGGTGCATGCCGTTCCAACCGCCGCCCTGCTCGATCCCAAGGGCGAAATCGGCCATCTTTACGATGCGAAGACCACGCCGCACATGTTCATCATCAATCCGCAGGGCCAATTGATCTACAACGGCGCGATCGACGACAAGGCAACGAGCGACGCCTCGGACATCAATGGCTCGAAGAACTATGTCTCTGAGGCCTTGCAAGAAGCCAAAGCGGGACAGCCAGTGGCGGTGGCGACTACGCGTCCGTACGGCTGTTCAGTAAAATACGCGAATTAGTCGAGAATTCCATTCAGGGAATGTGGCGGGATGCAGCCTTGGCGCATCCCGCTATCTATTTGTGTTTTCAAGCGTTTCGGCATTGGTTACCGCTGCTCGAAATGCGCGATTACCCACGTACATTGACCTATCGTCACTATCGCCCTACTCTTAGCGGCATAGACAGCAAGAGCCGCGTCCGGAAGATGGCAAATTGATGCGGAAACATCAAAATTCGGCCGGACCAGAGTTAGCTATGAACAAGGGACTACAAATCATCGCGCTATTCTTCGCGCTGGGTTGCACAGCGGCCGCGGAAACGGCGGAGCGGCAACCACTGAAGCAGAGTTTGCCGGAGTATCCCGCAATTCTGAAAAAACTAAAAATCGGTGGAACCGTTAAATTGAACGCTCTTGTGGCGCCTGACGGCACGGTCAAGAAGACGACGATCGACGGGGGCAATCCTGTGTTGGCGGAGGTTGCGTGCAACGCGGTCAAGAAGTGGAAGTATGCTCCTGCATCGCAAGAGACTAATGTGCCGGTCGAGATAACCTTCGACTCTCAGTCAGCCGGCGTGTCGGTGAAGTAGTACGTTGTTCTGGCTCTCACTTCCAGATCGTGCGAAGCTTCCAGATCTCACCGGTTACCGCGACGGGCTTTCCACTGATTGAGAAGAGCGCAACTCTGTTGCTACTGGAAGCAGGAAATACAAGGTTCGTCATAGCGATTGTTCCGTCCTGCGCGTAGGCCTCTATCGACGACCGGTCGACAATCACCTGGAGATCGTAAGGACGGCTTTCGGCCAGAGGAGCGACCGTCTTCGTCGGGAAGTCTGGAGTAATTTCTATGCCCGATTGTCTGCGATCGGTGTAGAACTCTCGCTTTGCGCGATCGAATCCGATCTCGGTCCAATGCTTCTCGTCGGTGTAGAGACGAATGCCGAACACCTGCTCGGACGGCTGTCCAAATTGTAAGTCCAGCTCAAACGGTGGTTCCTGCGCGGCGCTTATCTCAGTGCTCTGGGTAGGCCGAATCGCTTTGTGCTCGGTGCGGAGCGGAGCAGTTATCGGTTGCTGCCTGAGAGCCAGTCCTGCCTGATCCTTCAGCAATGAGAGTCGGCGGGGAAGGCTCATCTGCCCCCGCCATGGCGAGGGCGGCAATTTTGCCGCGTATTGCCAATTATTCATCCAGCCAATCAATACCGGCCTCTCGCCGCGAGGTAGATTGTTGAAGCTAATTGCGCAGTAGTCGTCCTTACCATAATTGGTCCATCCGTGAGAACCCTTCTCGCCGGAGGGAACAAAGCGTTTTCCATCAAAGTCGCCCAGAAAATATTGCTCGCCTGAACCGCCCTGAGGTGCGCCCGGATTCAGTCCGACCTTTAATACCCATGTATCGCTCGATGCGCTCTCGGCGGGAACGCGAAGTAGGTCTGGACATTCCCAGTCTCCATCCATATCGCCGGCGGGTCCAAAGTCGCTGAGTTGCGTCCACTTTTTCAGATCAAGCGAGGCATAAAAGCGAACCTTGTGCTCCTTCGGCAAAGAAACCGCCATCAGCCAATGACCTTCTTTTTCATCCCAGGAAACGCTGGGATCCCGGAAGTCGGCCATATGGAGATCGAGCACCGGGTTTTGCGCATACCGTGTCCAGGTTCTGCCATCGTCAACGCTATACGCGAGGTTCTGAGTCTGGCGTACTTTGCCCGGGGAATAGTGCCCGGTATAGATGGCAACCAGGCACTCTTTGCCGGGAGGGCAAAAGCCGGTGGTGTTCCTATTGTCCACCACCACGCTCCCGGTAAAAACCATTTCGTTGCCCAGTTCGGGAATGGCGACCGGAAGCTCGCGCCAACGAAGCAAGTCGGTACTGACGGCATGTCCCCAACTCATGTGTCCCCATTCGTCGCCGAAGGGATTGAATTGAAAGAAAAGGTGGTATTCACCGTGAAAGTAGACGAGGCCATTGGGATCGTTGGTCCAATGTTCGCGCGGAGAGAAGTGCACCTGTGGACGATAGCGCTCCTGATAGCGCGTCTGAGCGGCGGGGAACGCCAAGACCAGGATAAATGAGCACGTGAAGAAGCTTTTGTTGAGCCGCTGAGCCAACATTTCGAATTTTCGATGATGCAACTGCAGCAGTCAGTAATCAGCGCTCAGGTTTCGATCATTCAAAAAACGACTGAAACTATCGACTGCCAGCTCGCAGGTGCGAGCCAAAGCTACCACACGATGGAAACGCGTCTTCATTCTTTTCCGATCCGGTCGATCTCTTTTTTCAGCGCTAACCTATCGAGGCTGGCGAGCGGCAGGCAAAGAAAGAGGCTGATGCGACGGTCGAGCATCGTGAAGGCATCGCGGAATGCTCGCGCGATTTGCTCCGGCGCTCCAGCAATCGAAGCTGGATCAGGAACGCCCCAGTGTGCTGTCATCGGTTGACCCGGCCAGATCGGGCACACCTCTTTGGCGGCGTTATCACAGACGGTGAAAACAAAATCGAGCTTCGGAGCTTCCGGGCCGCCAAACTCATCCCAGCTCTTGCTGCGTAAGCCATCGGAGGGCAGCTTTGCCAGCTGGATCTGCCGCAATGCCTCGGGGTGCACGCGCCCTGCGGGATGACTGCCGGCGCTGAAGGATCGGAATTGCGGCCCGCCTTTTCTGCGCAAAATGGCTTCCGCCATAATTGAGCGCGCGGAATTGCCCGTGCAGAGAAACAGTACGTTGTAAGGATTCTTCATAGTGCGCTCTTATTGGCAGCAATTGGGTCCACAGCCACAGTCAGGCTTCTGCGCGCGCACGAAAGCACTGATGAACTTTCCTTCAACCTGGGAAGCAATCGCATCGACGTCCACACCTTCGGTGTTGAGAAATGTGCGTGCATCCTCGATGTTGTAAACCCGAGTTGGTTCGATCTCGATTGAGTCGAACCCTGATTGTTTGAGCTTGGCAACGTAATCGTCGTCGCGCAACGCGCCGGCGATGCAGCCTACCCAGAGCAACATGCTTGTTCGCACTTCATCGGGAACGTCGCCGCGGACAACGACGTCCGAGACAGCCAGCCGTCCGCCGGGCTTCAATACGCGAAAGGCTTCGTGCAGGACTCGATCTTTGTCGGCGGAGAGATTGATGACGCAATTCGAGATGATGACGTCTACTGAACAGTTGGGCAGCGGAATATTCTCGATCTCCCCTTTCAGGAATTCGACATTAGTTACCTCTGCATTTTTTTGGTTCTCGCGAGCTAGAGCGAGCATATCGTCCGTCATGTCGAGCCCATAGGCTTTTCCGGTTGGGCCGACTCGTTTGGCAGATAGCAGCACATCGATGCCGCCGCCGGACCCCAGATCCAGCACGGTCTCGCCCGGTCTCAATTCGGCGAGTGCAGTCGGGTTTCCGCACCCCAGCGAGGCTTTCACGGCCGCATCGGGCAACAACAATTTTTGCGAAGCGTCGTACAGATCTCGGGTGATCGGATCGATTTGCGTTCCGCAACAAGAAGGCGCACAGCAGCCCCCCGGTTCTCCAGACGCCACACGGCGCGCCACTTCTCCATATTTCGTCCGAACTTCGTCCTTGATTGTTCCTGTACTCATGCTTCCCTCACATTCGGATGAGCGAATACGAATAAGCTAGTCTCCAGTCGATATATCTGTCAAGGCGTATATGTATAATGCTTGTCATGCGTGAGGAGACGATGCGAAGGGGGCCGCTAGACCAGTTATTCCGCGCTCTGGCGGACCCAACGAGGTTGAGGATTATTAACCTGATGGTGGAGCAGGAGGTGTGCGTCTGCTATTTCACTGAGGTAATTGCGGCACCACAGCCGAAGATTTCGCGGCATCTCGCTTACCTGCGACGTGCCGGGCTTGTGGGAGCGCGGCGGGAAGGGAAGTGGATGCACTATCGATTACTCATTCCACAGGAGGCGCACGCGGGTTCGATCCTGGAGAGCGCTCTCGAGGCGCTTCGGCAAGACAAGGACATGCAGCGGGATCGCGCGCGTCTGCAGCGCGCCTGCTGTGGTCCGAAGAGTCTTGTGCAAGTATTGGGAGCGCCACTGCCGGCTAGGATTGGCAGTCTCTCCGGTTGAGCTCGCGATGCTCGCAGCCCTTACTGGAGCAACCGAGATTCCCGGATGATTTGGCCAAAAAAGAAAGCCCCGCCGAGGCGGGGCTTTTTCACTTGGGAGGAGACTACTGGTTTACAGGAATCTTAATGATCTTCTTCTGGATGGCGTAGGTCACGAGTTGTGCCTTGTTGTGAATGTCGAGCTTGCGCATCAGGTTGAACTTGTGGGCTTCGACGGTCTTCACACTCAAGCCGAGGATGACAGCGATTTCTTTAACGGAATTGCCCTCAGCCAGGAACTTGAGGATTTCGCGCTCCCGCGGAGTGAGCGTCGAGATGCGCGGCCGCATGCGGGTGTCGCGCACGCGCGACCGGAAATCTTCAACTAGCTTCCCGAGCACTTGCGAGCTTAGGTACTTGCCGCCCTTATAGACGTCGCGGACAGCGGTAAGCAGTTGCGGAGCTGGAGTATCTTTCAGCACATATCCGGCAGCTCCTACCTCGAGGCACTGTACGAGGTAGTCTTCATCCTCATACATTGTTAAGAAAAGAATCTTGGTCTCGGGGCGATTCTTGCGAATCTGACGGGCGGCTTCGAACGAGGACAGGCCAGGCATGCCGATATCCATGAGCACGATATCCGGACGCAGTTCGCGGGATTTTTCGACCGATTCGCCTGCGTCGGCGGCTTCGCCCACTACTTCAAAGTCCGATTCGGTTTCCAGCAGCCGCCGTACTCCCTGGCGGAAGAGTGTGTGATCGTCGGTTAACAAACATCTGATTTTCGGCATTCGATTACCCGTTTAGTAGAACGTATTTACCCTCAAGCCGTCTGCGACATCGCCTCTTGATACTGCTTCGCTGGGACCATGATTTCCAGCCGCGTACCCTTTCCTTTTTCGGAATGGACACGCACCTCTCCATCCAGAGAAGCAACTCTCTCTTTGATTCCCGCCAAGCCAAACGAGTGGCTTCGCGGAGTATTAACCCTTGTCGGCATCCCTATGCCATCGTCCTCGATCGTCACATAGACGCTATTCTCGTGGCGGCTCATCTGCACCGAGGCCGACTTAGCTTGCGCATGCTTTGCGACATTGTGCAGGGATTCCTGGACGACTCGATAGATGGCTGCTTCGATATCGGGAGCCAGTCGACCGACATCCTCATTGATGGCAACACGGACCTTTACTCCCGTAGCCTTAGCTAGATCTTTTGCCTCTCTGCGAATGGCAGCCACGAGACCCAGCTCTTGCAACATGAGCGGCGACAAACGGGCAATGATGCGGCGTATGCCTTCAATGGTGCGATCTACCACCGACACGGTCTCGCGAATTTTGCCTTTTGCAGTGCGCCCGGTAAGTTGTGCCTCAAGCATCCCGAGATAGAGCCGGATCACCATTAGCGATTGGCCAGTTTCGTCATGCAGTTCGCGGCTAATTCGTTTGCGTTCATCCTCTTGGGCTGCCAGTAGGTGAGCAGAGAGTTCGGCGATGCGAGCCTCGCGCGCACGGAGTTCTTCGGTTAACTGGGCGCGTTCGATGGCCATGACAGTCCGATCGGCGATTGCTCGCATCAGATCGCGCTCGTTCGGCAACCATTCATACGGCCGGGCAAAGCCCAGCACCATCGCTCCGATAACATTCTTGCCGGACTTGAGCGGTACGCCCCATAGCGACTTCGCGCGTTCTCTGATGCCGTCATGGAGAATGCGAGGATCGTTGCCTACGTCAAGGATCATGTCCGGCTCGCCGGTCGCAACCAGGCTGCCGCAGAACCCCTGCCCGAGTTCGAATTCCGTGTCATCGGGGACGAGTCCCTCTACACCCAGGGAGCATTCCAATTTGAACCCGTCACCTTCGGCCTTGCGCAACAGAATGGCTGCCATGGAGGCGCCGAAATTTGCGCTGGTAATCTCCAGCACCTTTTCGAACATGGCGCTGATCTGCCCGGAAGCAAGTTCGGCATCCAGCACCCGCAGAAGTGTCGCGAACTCGCGCGTCTTGGCGTCGAAGTAAGCGCCGGAAACCGTTACGAAGGTCGCCGACTTCAGGACATCAAGGGTGGCAATGACTTCCTTTAGCCTGGCCCCAAACAGACCACTGAGGTAAGGTTCGCAAAGCTCTTGATAAATCTCGAGCGACCGAGCTACAGCACGAGTGTCCACCTGAAGCTTGGCCAGCCTCATGCCGAAGTAGTCAACGTTCTCGAAGAATCCTGGGAGATCGTTATGAGAGAAAAAGGAGTGGGAAGTATTGAGGCTCAGCCGTTCGAGAGCTCCGAGCTCGCGCCTTCCAAAGCCAAATTCGGCCGCAACCTGCTCGCGCCACTTTTCATTTACGTCGGTGTAATAAGGACTGAGAGTACTTAGGATTTCGACAAGCAGCTCGCGCGAACTATCCTTGAGTGAGAGGACAGACGACAAAATCGAACTCCCGGGGATGCCGGCAAGTGGTTTCAATCCAGTTAACTCCCACTCGCCAAGTTAACCTTAATTTTAACGGACTTTCTAAGGTTTTGTCATTAGAAGTAGCAAATCTTATTAACGCTTTGATTATACGTGGAATATCTGAGGCAGGTGTTTTCAGGGTGCTCAGCCAACACGATACGAGCGAAGACAGCTTTGACTTGCATTGAGAGCTGCTCGAATGCACAATGGCAACCGCTCGCGCACAAAACTTTACACGCTCCCTGCGCTTCTTTGTGCCTCGGTTTTCCGTCTTTTGAATACAGTCGAATCGGGTGCTCACAAAATGAAAACCTTAGCTAAGTTCTTTTTCCTCACCATCCTATCTGCCTTGTTTGTTTGTTCTTCCATTGCCCAAGAGGCGGCACAAGAAGGCGCGCCGCGGTCCCATCGTCAGAGTGGTCAGGGTGGTGGCGGAGACCTCCGCAGGGGGGCGTTCGGAGAAGTGACCGAGATAACCGGTTCTATTTTGAAGATTAAGCTGCCAAACGGAGCGATCGGCACGGTAAATACCGCAGCTAGCACTCGGTTCCGGAAAGACGAGCAAGATGCCAAGTTGTCCGATTTCAAGGTAGGCGATCACATCTTTGTTCGCGGCGAATCGACGGGCGAGAACACGTGGACAGCCACTGCAGTCGGTTCCGCACCATCGCAAGCCCAGATTCAAGAGCGCATGAAAGAGGCGATGGGGAAGACCATGGTGGTCGGGGAAGTGAAGGCGATCGACGCTCCCAAACTCACCATCAATCGCACGGACGGCGTGGTACAGACGATCGAAGCCGATGAGAACACGTCGTTTAGACGTGGACGTAACGAGAGCATTACCCTGCCTGACATCAAAGCCGGAGACACCGTCCTTGCCCGGGGCGAACTCAAGAATGGCGTTTTCGTTCCAGCGAGTATCAGTGTCCTCGATCCCGAGATGGTTCGCCGCATGAAAGAGCGCGGTGGGATGATCGGCTTTGGCGGAGGGTTCGGTCGGGGATCAGGCCAAGGCGGAACGCCAGAGCACTCGGACTCAGGCCAGCAGCAAGCTCCTGCGCAGGTTCCCAAGTAAATAGTCGATGAAAATACGTGGCTCCTACTTTGCACCGCTAAGAAACGCGGTCTGCTTGATCGCTGCGCTTGGCGCGACGGCTGTTTGCTTGTCTCAGACTCAAGCAGCGCCAGGGGAGACACCTGCTAAGGTTGGCGTTCCCAGCGCAGCCTCGCCAGATCAGACGCCTCCGCAATTCGTCGTACGCGGCACGGTCAAATCGGGGAAAACCCCCCTTCCAGGCGCCGCAGTAACCGCCGCCAACACGTTGACGGGGAAGAAGGTTTCCGGGGCAACTGCAATCGATGGCTCCTTCACTCTCAACTTGCCCTCGCGCGGCCGATATGTGATCAAGGTTGAGCAGGCCGCTTTTGCTCCGACCACGAAGGAAGTAGTAATTACGCCAGAAACACCGCAGTCGACCGTGGATGCGGAGCTCATGCTGGCTTCACGGGCGCAAGTCCTCGCCGCGCAGCAGCAGCAACAGGCTGCCGGCGCTGTTCAACAACAAATCGCAACTGCGTTGGCGAACCGCGGCATGCAGAGCCTGGCGGTTACTGAATCGGACACGAGCGCGATTCCCGGATCGGGCGGCAACAACGACAATTCTATTCAGAGCGCTCGCGCCCTGCCGCTGAATGGCGCGGGCACCGACGCTCCTACTGAGTCGGTTTCGATTACCGGAGCGATGGGGCAGGCGCAAAACTTTGGTATGAATCCAGACGAGATTCAGGATCGAATTCAAGAGTTCCGCGATCGTGTGCAACGCGAAGGCGGTCCAGGTGGCGGGGGAGGCCCAGTCATTCTCGGTGGTGGAGGGCCAGGCGGAGGCGGCGGCTTTGGTGGTGGACCAGGAGTCTTCACCCTCGGTGGACGAATGGGCAGATTCAACATCAACCAGCCGCACGGGTCGATTTTCTACAGCACTGACAATTCCATTTTCGATGCGGCTCCCTACGCATTGAACAGTCGCACGAACCCGCTTGGCGGGCCGCAGCAAAAACCCGAGTACGATCAGAATCGCTATGGCGTTACGCTCGGCTCGCCACTCCACATTCCGCACATTGTCAAGGACGACAAGACGTTTGTTTTTCTCAACTGGACCGGCGGAAGGAACGAAAATCCTTATGATCAGTTCTCGACCGTTCCCACGCTGTCAGAACGTCAGGGCAACTTCTCGTCGATTGCCACTCAGCTCGTAGATCCAAAAACGCATCAGCCGATTCCTGGCAATGTGATCGCGAATATCGATCCGGCTGCGCAAGCGTTGCT from Terriglobales bacterium encodes the following:
- a CDS encoding response regulator transcription factor, translating into MPKIRCLLTDDHTLFRQGVRRLLETESDFEVVGEAADAGESVEKSRELRPDIVLMDIGMPGLSSFEAARQIRKNRPETKILFLTMYEDEDYLVQCLEVGAAGYVLKDTPAPQLLTAVRDVYKGGKYLSSQVLGKLVEDFRSRVRDTRMRPRISTLTPREREILKFLAEGNSVKEIAVILGLSVKTVEAHKFNLMRKLDIHNKAQLVTYAIQKKIIKIPVNQ
- a CDS encoding arsenite methyltransferase, which encodes MSTGTIKDEVRTKYGEVARRVASGEPGGCCAPSCCGTQIDPITRDLYDASQKLLLPDAAVKASLGCGNPTALAELRPGETVLDLGSGGGIDVLLSAKRVGPTGKAYGLDMTDDMLALARENQKNAEVTNVEFLKGEIENIPLPNCSVDVIISNCVINLSADKDRVLHEAFRVLKPGGRLAVSDVVVRGDVPDEVRTSMLLWVGCIAGALRDDDYVAKLKQSGFDSIEIEPTRVYNIEDARTFLNTEGVDVDAIASQVEGKFISAFVRAQKPDCGCGPNCCQ
- a CDS encoding GAF domain-containing sensor histidine kinase, which codes for MKPLAGIPGSSILSSVLSLKDSSRELLVEILSTLSPYYTDVNEKWREQVAAEFGFGRRELGALERLSLNTSHSFFSHNDLPGFFENVDYFGMRLAKLQVDTRAVARSLEIYQELCEPYLSGLFGARLKEVIATLDVLKSATFVTVSGAYFDAKTREFATLLRVLDAELASGQISAMFEKVLEITSANFGASMAAILLRKAEGDGFKLECSLGVEGLVPDDTEFELGQGFCGSLVATGEPDMILDVGNDPRILHDGIRERAKSLWGVPLKSGKNVIGAMVLGFARPYEWLPNERDLMRAIADRTVMAIERAQLTEELRAREARIAELSAHLLAAQEDERKRISRELHDETGQSLMVIRLYLGMLEAQLTGRTAKGKIRETVSVVDRTIEGIRRIIARLSPLMLQELGLVAAIRREAKDLAKATGVKVRVAINEDVGRLAPDIEAAIYRVVQESLHNVAKHAQAKSASVQMSRHENSVYVTIEDDGIGMPTRVNTPRSHSFGLAGIKERVASLDGEVRVHSEKGKGTRLEIMVPAKQYQEAMSQTA
- a CDS encoding metalloregulator ArsR/SmtB family transcription factor; this translates as MRRGPLDQLFRALADPTRLRIINLMVEQEVCVCYFTEVIAAPQPKISRHLAYLRRAGLVGARREGKWMHYRLLIPQEAHAGSILESALEALRQDKDMQRDRARLQRACCGPKSLVQVLGAPLPARIGSLSG
- a CDS encoding protein-disulfide reductase DsbD domain-containing protein; the protein is MDQGTLRALGCRIAALLVAFCGISSAYSQAAKQHARLSLVSDKASLAPGNSHWIGLRFELEPGWHIYWTNPGDSGEPPKVSWHLPSGVEAGDLQFPAPQRIADHGLMDYGYQGHVVLLSKVTVPASVTSKKAEIAADVRYLVCREVCVPAKEHLAVTLPLDGNKKESSEAGLVRTATANLPQSLPKDVHASAVSDQDSFVLTVASKNKNFGPVTDFIPAEAQTIENASLPAVQHVVGTSRLRLKKSEQLTQPISTLRGLLITKDKAYEVNIPVTASKNSGAKGSSKKAISQKVQAPTSN
- a CDS encoding glycoside hydrolase family 32 protein, producing MLAQRLNKSFFTCSFILVLAFPAAQTRYQERYRPQVHFSPREHWTNDPNGLVYFHGEYHLFFQFNPFGDEWGHMSWGHAVSTDLLRWRELPVAIPELGNEMVFTGSVVVDNRNTTGFCPPGKECLVAIYTGHYSPGKVRQTQNLAYSVDDGRTWTRYAQNPVLDLHMADFRDPSVSWDEKEGHWLMAVSLPKEHKVRFYASLDLKKWTQLSDFGPAGDMDGDWECPDLLRVPAESASSDTWVLKVGLNPGAPQGGSGEQYFLGDFDGKRFVPSGEKGSHGWTNYGKDDYCAISFNNLPRGERPVLIGWMNNWQYAAKLPPSPWRGQMSLPRRLSLLKDQAGLALRQQPITAPLRTEHKAIRPTQSTEISAAQEPPFELDLQFGQPSEQVFGIRLYTDEKHWTEIGFDRAKREFYTDRRQSGIEITPDFPTKTVAPLAESRPYDLQVIVDRSSIEAYAQDGTIAMTNLVFPASSSNRVALFSISGKPVAVTGEIWKLRTIWK
- a CDS encoding energy transducer TonB, translating into MNKGLQIIALFFALGCTAAAETAERQPLKQSLPEYPAILKKLKIGGTVKLNALVAPDGTVKKTTIDGGNPVLAEVACNAVKKWKYAPASQETNVPVEITFDSQSAGVSVK
- a CDS encoding arsenate reductase ArsC; the encoded protein is MKNPYNVLFLCTGNSARSIMAEAILRRKGGPQFRSFSAGSHPAGRVHPEALRQIQLAKLPSDGLRSKSWDEFGGPEAPKLDFVFTVCDNAAKEVCPIWPGQPMTAHWGVPDPASIAGAPEQIARAFRDAFTMLDRRISLFLCLPLASLDRLALKKEIDRIGKE
- a CDS encoding thioredoxin family protein, which codes for MKQIRTSVISILALFTIAAFAVKVGDQAPDFTGTDSHGQTHKLSDYKGKFVVLEWHNNGCPFTKKHYESGNMQRLQKEWTDKGVVWFTVISSAPGAQGYVTADQENGYMQKVHAVPTAALLDPKGEIGHLYDAKTTPHMFIINPQGQLIYNGAIDDKATSDASDINGSKNYVSEALQEAKAGQPVAVATTRPYGCSVKYAN
- a CDS encoding aldo/keto reductase — protein: MKFRKLGRTGFNVSEIGHGLWGMGGWTGSEDEQSLQSLQLSVELGCNFFDTAWAYGSGHSDELIGQILKQNPDKRLYVASKVPPKNLKWPASPDYKYSEVFPRNHVMRHAEKIRKALGVDRIDLLQFHVWDDSWTEEPEFRSTVEELKSKNFIEAFGLSLNRWQPENGLKAIHTGLVDSVQVIYNIFDQAPEDELFPACRELNVGVIARVPLDEGSLGGKLTAETRFPSGDWRANYFGPDNLGPTIDRVEKLKQILPSGMSLPEMAFRFILSNPDVSTTIPGMRKPDHVQQNLAYSDKGPLSADLVQELRKHRWDRRPRTWAA
- a CDS encoding DUF5666 domain-containing protein — translated: MKTLAKFFFLTILSALFVCSSIAQEAAQEGAPRSHRQSGQGGGGDLRRGAFGEVTEITGSILKIKLPNGAIGTVNTAASTRFRKDEQDAKLSDFKVGDHIFVRGESTGENTWTATAVGSAPSQAQIQERMKEAMGKTMVVGEVKAIDAPKLTINRTDGVVQTIEADENTSFRRGRNESITLPDIKAGDTVLARGELKNGVFVPASISVLDPEMVRRMKERGGMIGFGGGFGRGSGQGGTPEHSDSGQQQAPAQVPK